In Deltaproteobacteria bacterium, the DNA window GCGGGCCGAGAACGTGCAGCAATTTCAGCAGCGGGATCTGTTGGCGTTTTTCGACGCCCGCTATCAGCCCGACCGGATCATTATCGCGGCGGCGGGCAACCTGACGCATGCCACGCTGATGGAGTGGGTCGAGCGCGAGTTCGGCGATCTCCAAGGGGCGGCGGGAGCGCCGGGCGGATCGCCGCCGGTGGCCGCCCGCGGCGTCTTCCCGCTCGAGAAGGACCTTGAACAGGTGCACATCTGCCTCGGGACGCCGGGGATCTCCCACACCGCCCCCGAGCGCTATGCGGCCTACTTGCTGAGTGCGGCACTCGGCGGCGGGATGAGTTCGCGCTTGTTCCAGGAGGTTCGCGAACGGCGCGGCCGGGCTTATTCCATCTACTCTTTCCTCTCCTCGTTTCGAGACACCGGCTACCTCGGCATTTATGCCGGCACCAGCAGCGAATGGGTGGAGGAGGTGGTGGCGGTAATCTGCGCCGAGATGCGCAAGCTGGCTGAGACCGGCCTGGCGCCGGCGGAATTGGTTCGTGTCAAGAACCAGCTCAAGGGCAATATGTTGCTCGGCCTCGAAAGCAGCGACGCCCGCATGAATCGGGTGGCCAGGAATGAGATCTACTTCGGTCACGACATTGCGCCCGAGGAGGTGGCGGCCTGCATCGACGCCACCGCCAATGACGAGATCATCGCGCTAGCCCGCCGGCTGCTACAGCCGGGCGAGCTGGCCATGGCACTGCTCGGGGATCTAAAGGGACACGCGCTCGACGCCGCAGTGCTCGGTGCTGCCGCGCCTGCTTGAACCGCCGTGACCGCAGCTGTCACCATCGCCGTCAAGCGCCTGCGCTCTCAGGCCGCTGACCTGCCGCTGCCCGCGTATGCGACGGCGTCTGCGGCCGGCATGGATCTGTTTGCCGACGTGACCGATGCGGTTCTCATCGCGCCGGGTGAGCGGGCGTTGATTCCCACCGGCATCGCGATTGCGCTGCCGGCCGGCTACGAGGCGCAAATCCGCCCCCGTAGCGGCCTGGCGCTGCGCCATGGGATCACGCTACTCAACTCGCCGGGTACGATCGATGCCGACTATCGCGGTGAAATCGCCGTGGTGATGGTCAACCACGGCCGCGACCCCTACACCGTCAGCCGCGGCGACCGCGTCGCCCAGATGATCGTCGCGCCGGTGTGCCGGGCAAGCTGGCAAGAAGTGCGCGAACTCGAGCAGACCGGCCGCGGGGATGGCGGGTTCGGACACACCGGGGCCTGACGGCGAGCGGCGCCGGCAATGGCCGGCGGGGTTTCGACCTCGGCCGCGGTTTGCGCTATGAAGAAGCCGGCGCGTAGCGGCGCGATGGCCCGCGCGCGGGAAGAGGAGGGGCGGTGCTCGCCAAGGTGTACGTAACTTTGAAACCTGGAGTCCTGGATCCGGCCGGCAAGGCCATCGAGCACTCGTTGCATGCCCTCGGCTTCGCTCAGGTGCAAGGCGTGCGGCTGGGCAAGTACTTCGAGGTTCAGCTCGCCGCCGACACCTGCGCTGGTGCCGAAGAGCAGGTTGACCAGATGTGCCGCAAGTTGCTCGCCAACGGCGTGATCGAAGACTACCGCTTCGAATTGCAGGACTGAGTCAGAGGAAGTCGGGCCGTAACTATGCGCTGGGGTGTAGTGACCTTTCCTGGCTCGCTCGACGACCACGACACGCGCTATGCGCTCGAGCATGTGCTCGGGCAGACCGCGGTGGCGCTGTGGCACAAGGACCGTGACCTCCAGGGCGTCGATTGCGTCGTGTTGCCCGGCGGCTTTTCTTACGGCGACTACTTGCGCTGCGGCGCCATTGCCCGCTTCTCGCCGGTGATGGAGAGCGTGGCCGCCTTTGCGCGCGAGGGCGGTTTGGTGTTGGGCATCTGCAACGGCTTCCAAATTCTTTGCGAAGCCGGCTTGCTGCCCGGGGCCCTGATGCGCAACCGCGACCTCAGCTTTGTCTGCGAGCACGTCCACGTGCGCGTGGAAAGCGCCGCCGCACCTTTCACCCAGACGTGCAAGCCTGGGGACCTTTTGGCCCTCCCGATCAAGCACGGCGAGGGCTGCTACGTTGCCGACCCCGACACGCTGCAGGCGATCGAAGACAACGGCCAGGTGCTGTTGCGCTACGTCGACGCCAACGGGCGCGCCAGCGAGAGCGCCAATCCCAACGGCTCACTGCATCACATCGCCGGCCTGACCAACCGCCAGCGCAACGTGTTCGGACTGATGCCGCATCCCGAACACGCGGTGGAAAAGGCGCTCGGCAGCGACGACGGTGCCAGGCTGTTTCGCTCAGTGACCGCAGCCGTGGCAGCAGGCCGCACCCAGGCACGAGCCTCGGTGGCGCCGGGACACTGAGATGATGAAAGCTGTAGCCGTTACCCCGCAATTGGTGGCCGAGCACGGTCTCAGCCCGGCGGAGTATGACCGCCTCGTCGCGCTGCTCGGGCGCCCGCCTTCCTACGTTGAGCTCGGTATCTTCTCGGTGATGTGGTCAGAGCACTGCAGCTACAAGAGCTCACGGGCGTGGCTGCGACAACTGCCCACCAGCGGACCACGGGTGTTGCAAGGACCGGGTGAGAACGCCGGCGCGGTTGACATCGGCGACGGGTTGGCGG includes these proteins:
- the purQ gene encoding phosphoribosylformylglycinamidine synthase subunit PurQ; this encodes MRWGVVTFPGSLDDHDTRYALEHVLGQTAVALWHKDRDLQGVDCVVLPGGFSYGDYLRCGAIARFSPVMESVAAFAREGGLVLGICNGFQILCEAGLLPGALMRNRDLSFVCEHVHVRVESAAAPFTQTCKPGDLLALPIKHGEGCYVADPDTLQAIEDNGQVLLRYVDANGRASESANPNGSLHHIAGLTNRQRNVFGLMPHPEHAVEKALGSDDGARLFRSVTAAVAAGRTQARASVAPGH
- the purS gene encoding phosphoribosylformylglycinamidine synthase subunit PurS; protein product: MLAKVYVTLKPGVLDPAGKAIEHSLHALGFAQVQGVRLGKYFEVQLAADTCAGAEEQVDQMCRKLLANGVIEDYRFELQD
- a CDS encoding insulinase family protein; its protein translation is MVSRSALPNGIRVVSEAMPGVPSGTVGIWVENGSRFETAAQNGISHFLEHLFFKGTERRTAAMIAEEIDAVGGVLNAFTSKEYTCYYAKVLAEHLPLAVDLLADIFRHSRFDPEEIDRERAVVMQEISQIEDTPDDYVHDLFNLHFWPGHPLGFPVCGRAENVQQFQQRDLLAFFDARYQPDRIIIAAAGNLTHATLMEWVEREFGDLQGAAGAPGGSPPVAARGVFPLEKDLEQVHICLGTPGISHTAPERYAAYLLSAALGGGMSSRLFQEVRERRGRAYSIYSFLSSFRDTGYLGIYAGTSSEWVEEVVAVICAEMRKLAETGLAPAELVRVKNQLKGNMLLGLESSDARMNRVARNEIYFGHDIAPEEVAACIDATANDEIIALARRLLQPGELAMALLGDLKGHALDAAVLGAAAPA
- the dut gene encoding dUTP diphosphatase — encoded protein: MTAAVTIAVKRLRSQAADLPLPAYATASAAGMDLFADVTDAVLIAPGERALIPTGIAIALPAGYEAQIRPRSGLALRHGITLLNSPGTIDADYRGEIAVVMVNHGRDPYTVSRGDRVAQMIVAPVCRASWQEVRELEQTGRGDGGFGHTGA